Proteins found in one Lachancea thermotolerans CBS 6340 chromosome C complete sequence genomic segment:
- the DSK2 gene encoding ubiquitin domain-containing protein DSK2 (some similarities with uniprot|P48510 Saccharomyces cerevisiae YMR276W DSK2 Nuclear-enriched ubiquitin-like polyubiquitin-binding protein required for spindle pole body (SPB) duplication and for transit through the G2/M phase of the cell cycle involved in proteolysis interacts with the proteasome): MSITVHIKSGQNKWDVAIDPSSTIAQFKSAIAAQSEIAPENQRLIYSGKILKDDQTVESYKILDDHSVHLVKSGGSKKATSPGATAAASGDATATGATSTPAAQPQQSAPANLSTGQGNGFNPLSDLTSARYAGFLNLPSADSFGPDGGMTSAPNSDDVLRMLENPVMQSQMNEMLSNPQMIDFLIQQSPQLQSMGPQARTLLQSPFFRQMMTNPDMIRQSMQFSSMLGGDSAAGGGSSFPAPGTPAEADAPSQPAANPSAAPSAGTANPFASLLGGQAGASGASPAANPFLSMLGGGSAGTPPALDPMVLSSILGGAGAANQQPQDTRPPEERYEHQLRQLNDMGFFEFDRNVAALRRSGGSVQGALDALLNGDV, encoded by the coding sequence atgAGCATCACCGTACACATAAAGTCGGGCCAGAACAAGTGGGATGTCGCCATCGACCCCAGCAGCACAATCGCGCAGTTCAAGAGCGCCATCGCGGCGCAGTCTGAAATCGCGCCCGAGAACCAGCGCCTCATCTACTCGGGCAAGATTCTCAAGGACGACCAAACCGTCGAGTCCTACAAGATCCTAGACGACCACTCGGTACACTTGGTCAAGTCGGGCGGTTCCAAGAAGGCTACGTCCCCCGGCGCCACGGCTGCCGCCTCAGGGGACGCCACCGCGACTGGCGCGACAAGCACCCCCGCGGCGCAGCCCCAGCAGAGCGCTCCTGCCAACCTCTCCACGGGACAGGGCAATGGCTTCAACCCGCTATCAGACCTCACCAGCGCACGCTACGCAGGCTTCCTGAACCTGCCCTCCGCAGACTCGTTCGGCCCTGACGGCGGCATGACCAGCGCCCCAAACTCGGACGACGTGCTCAGGATGCTTGAGAACCCTGTGATGCAGTCGCAGATGAATGAAATGTTAAGCAACCCTCAGATGATCGACTTTCTGATTCAGCAGAGCCCACAGCTGCAAAGCATGGGCCCACAAGCACGCACCCTTCTTCAGAGTCCCTTTTTCCGCCAAATGATGACCAATCCTGACATGATCAGACAGAGCATGCAGTTTTCGAGCATGCTGGGTGGCGACTCCGCTGCCGGCGGCGGCTCCTCATTCCCTGCACCGGGCACTCCCGCGGAGGCTGACGCGCCCAGCCAGCCTGCCGCCAACCCCAGCGCTGCACCCAGCGCTGGTACCGCCAACCCATTCGCATCTCTTCTCGGTGGCCAAGCAGGAGCCTCCGGCGCTTCACCTGCAGCCAATCCCTTCTTGTCTATGCTAGGAGGCGGCAGTGCGGGCACCCCTCCTGCCCTAGACCCTATGGTTCTCTCATCTATACTCGGAGGCGCCGGCGCGGCAAACCAGCAGCCACAAGATACAAGACCTCCTGAGGAGCGCTACGAGCATCAGCTCAGACAGCTGAACGATATGggcttttttgagtttgacAGAAACGTAGCCGCCCTGAGACGAAGTGGCGGCTCCGTGCAAGGGGCCTTGGATGCGCTACTGAATGGTGACGTTTAA
- the DAT1 gene encoding Dat1p (weakly similar to uniprot|P13483 Saccharomyces cerevisiae YML113W DAT1 DNA binding protein that recognizes oligo(dA).oligo(dT) tracts), translating into MAKTLAQGRKPGSGRKPGKGKTLAQGRKPGSGRKPGSKGQVTKKSAAANAMALAAEPVGPVELSLSESPGAPQIQKLNQVNRLPSVHDDFTHVTGDLRAHSSRIPSIEMFHAGRMAHMGATPPASSPPPPPLPLQLQPSMSSFLPLQPWAASAAPSSLLPGFPAFMPPTLPQQQPATRPGAMQGSSLDPMRATKLFATDRFHGSPDPDSLSSFASSSHSSRE; encoded by the coding sequence ATGGCTAAAACGCTAGCACAGGGAAGGAAGCCGGGCTCTGGCAGGAAACCAGGCAAGGGAAAGACGCTCGCCCAGGGCAGGAAACCGGGGTCGGGCCGCAAGCCCGGAAGCAAGGGGCAAGTGACCAAGAAAAGCGCGGCCGCGAACGCGATGGCGCTCGCAGCAGAGCCTGTGGGGCCCGTGGAACTGTCGCTGTCCGAGTCACCGGGCGCGCCGCAGATCCAGAAGCTTAACCAGGTCAACCGCCTGCCTTCCGTGCACGACGACTTcacgcacgtgactggTGATCTACGGGCGCACTCTTCACGAATCCCGTCCATCGAGATGTTCCACGCAGGCCGCATGGCACACATGGGCGCGACGCCGCCGGCGAGCTCACCACCACCTCCGCCACTCCCATTACAGCTGCAGCCGTCGATGTCGTCGTTTCTGCCGCTGCAACCGTGGGCCGCGTCCGCGGCGCCGTCGTCGCTGTTGCCCGGGTTCCCGGCGTTCATGCCTCCCACCCTtccacagcagcagcctgCCACGCGACCTGGCGCAATGCAGGGCTCATCGCTGGATCCGATGCGTGCCACCAAGCTTTTCGCTACCGATCGCTTCCATGGCTCGCCGGACCCAGACTCCCTCTCCTCCTTTGCATCCAGCTCGCATTCCAGCCGCGAGTAA